ACTGTACACAAGTATGGTTagaaatctttttgtttttcttttttaggatGTATCTTTGCATACAGGTGTTAAAACTAATTGGCCTCGTCATACCTTATAGTATCTGCATTGATCAAAGCCATTTCGATGTGTTCGCACCAGCGGGAGGAGTGCCTTGTAGGAAACAGTACGCTGTTTTGTACATGACTGCCGAAAGAATGACTGATTCTTTTCATCCCCCACCAACTGGTTATAATGACGATATTCTACAGGTTGGCAACAACTATGCTGCAACATGCATGAACGAGACGATCAGAGATTCTCATACGGAGCCAACAGTACTGGCTAGATTTGACCATCTAGTTTCGAAATTTCAAGAAACGTATGGTAATAAGAAAAAACCCGATCTTTACTTGTACACAAGATTAAGTCCTTGTACCGACTGTTCCTCTAAAATTGCAGAGTTTGGTCAAACCAATATGCGTGGTATTGCAAATAATCGTTTGCAGTTGTCTTGGAGTAAAACTTTCATAGGCCGACCACCTCCTACGCCTCATCAACAATATTTAATTAGCTTGCAAACCTTGCTTGCAACCGAACGTGTGAAATTAAATTTAACACCAGATCTAACATTGATGCAGGGTAATAtgtgccaatgtttacaaaacagGGATGACATCAGTGATTTTTTTAGAAGAGACTACGAGTTGAACATTGCCAACATTGTAAACAGGTTAGCATTTCAATGCGCGAACAAGGATAAAAGTAACGAGATTCGAAACTGGGAATGCTCGACAGGAAGTCTAAAAGACTCTTTAGGCCAGAACTGTAAGCGACTGGAACACTACCTTGAAGATTGCCTTAGTAGAAGTTGGGAACTCGGTCCGCCTTTGTCTCCGCGACGTCCTATGCAAGTCAGTAGTAACCTCAGGGACGTAACAGGTTACTACTTTCCTCCGCCTGCGCAATTCATCTTTTCTCGTTGTGCTTTGTAAACATGACATTGATAGTTAATGTTACTCAAAAGCATTATGACAATGACTTAAGATATATCTTGTGACACAATGCGTTGCTTAGGAAAGGactcgcaaaataaaattgagtcTGCGGCAGATTTCACGACGTTTTTAGAAGAACTCAAAGTTATATCTATCTATTTatgaatttctttgtttttaatctTTGCTTCTAATCCTGATCAAACTGTAAAAACAACACATGACTACACTTGTCAATATAAGTTACACTTTAATGTTTagtttatcttaatttctttttaagtgTGGAGAGTTTGGAAATTGTATTTCATAATCAACAACGTATTTCAGAACAATACTATTTAATATGTAATTGTTTTCAATTATAATTCCGTTAATGAATGCATTGTTTTGATGCACTATTTAACGAATTAGTAATCTCCTTAAAAGGCGTCGAACTCACAGGTTTTTCGAAGGAAATGCAGACTGGCAGAATAAAAATATTAGCGTTCGAGCAGAGTGCACAGGACTCACTGTAACATCATGGCATAATGACAAAATTTCGCACAATAATTTTTAAAGGTTGCTGCTTGTGCCTCCCATCACTATATGCAATGACAGTCATTGTGGTCAAGAATGCTATCTTAACTCCTGTTCATGGTTTTGGAAATGTATTATGACCGTCCCCCACCCtctttataaattttgttttttttctacacTTTTACTACGTCATGAAAGGAACTAAAAGGGAACAATAGTTTTTATGTGATGTTAATTACTATAGTTCTAGAATAAATTTATCACTTTGCTTTAAGTTTCTGGCAATACAAGAATATAGCTACATATTCTACAGATTTTTTTAGAGGTTGGCGTGATCACATGTTAATCGTTTCCACCGCTCATACCTAAAGTGCAGTTTTCAACATTAAATGCCACGCAGGAAGCGGTGtgatcaaaatttatttagaGGTTGCCGTGATCACATGTTAATCGTTTCCACCGCTCATACCTAAAGTGCAGTTTTCAACATTAAATGCCACGCAGGGGGCGGTGTGAGCCATATTGTTTGTGAATG
Above is a window of Hydractinia symbiolongicarpus strain clone_291-10 chromosome 3, HSymV2.1, whole genome shotgun sequence DNA encoding:
- the LOC130636310 gene encoding uncharacterized protein LOC130636310 — its product is MYLCIQVLKLIGLVIPYSICIDQSHFDVFAPAGGVPCRKQYAVLYMTAERMTDSFHPPPTGYNDDILQVGNNYAATCMNETIRDSHTEPTVLARFDHLVSKFQETYGNKKKPDLYLYTRLSPCTDCSSKIAEFGQTNMRGIANNRLQLSWSKTFIGRPPPTPHQQYLISLQTLLATERVKLNLTPDLTLMQGNMCQCLQNRDDISDFFRRDYELNIANIVNRLAFQCANKDKSNEIRNWECSTGSLKDSLGQNCKRLEHYLEDCLSRSWELGPPLSPRRPMQVSSNLRDVTGYYFPPPAQFIFSRCAL